From the Cryptomeria japonica chromosome 2, Sugi_1.0, whole genome shotgun sequence genome, one window contains:
- the LOC131053633 gene encoding large ribosomal subunit protein uL24z, whose amino-acid sequence MKYNPRVSSSRRKSRKAHFTAPSSVRRVLMSAPLSTDLRNKYNVRSVPIRKDDEVQVVRGTFKGREGKVVQVYRRKWVIHIERITREKVNGSTVNVGVHPSKVTVTKLKLDKDRKALLERKAKGRAAEKGKGKFTAEDVAQPLQDVD is encoded by the exons ATGAAGTATAATCCAA GAGTCAGTAGTTCCAGGCGGAAGAGTCGCAAGGCTCATTTTACAGCCCCATCCAGTGTGAGGCGTGTTTTGATGAGTGCACCACTTTCCACTGACCTAAGAAACAAATATAAT GTTCGTTCTGTTCCAATCAGAAAAGATGATGAAGTTCAGGTTGTAAGAGGGACGTTCAAGGGAAGAGAGGGGAAGGTGGTGCAAGTTTATCGAAGGAAGTGGGTCATCCATATTGAACGCATCACCCGAGAGAAAGTCAATG GTTCAACCGTGAATGTTGGTGTCCACCCATCCAAGGTTACGGTGACAAAGTTGAAGCTAGATAAGGATAGAAAGGCTCTTCTAGAGAGGAAAGCCAAGGGCAGAGCTGCTGAGAAAGGAAAGGGTAAATTCACGGCAGAGGATGTTGCTCAACCTCTACAGGATGTTGACTAg